The following coding sequences are from one Leucoraja erinacea ecotype New England chromosome 2, Leri_hhj_1, whole genome shotgun sequence window:
- the gjc2 gene encoding gap junction protein gamma 2 codes for MTNMSWAFLTRLLEEIHNHSTFVGKVWLTVLIIFRIVLTAVGGESIYSDEQSKFVCNTKQPGCENVCYDAFAPLSHVRFWVFQIIMISTPSVMYLGYAIHKIARSTEEEKKNKFFKNKKIPTIRWQVHRNSEQTEDEDEEEPMIHEEADSEKKEAGKDQKHDGRRRILQEGLMKMYVFQLIFRALFEVGFLMGQYLLYGFEVNPSYVCTRSPCPHTVDCFVSRPTEKTVFLIIMYVVSCLCLILNICEMFHLGFGTIRDVIRIKRRSQNNNRPFPYHYPRNIPSSPPGYNLVVKSDKSTKVPNGLVAQGQHLTNIMQDHQSTSPDDNIPPDLARLHKHLKVAQEQLDIAFQGYNMQENAQKSRTSSPASGGTVAEQNRVNTAHEKQGAKPKPGSEKGSSSSKSGDGKTSVWI; via the coding sequence ATGACAAATATGAGCTGGGCCTTTTTAACACGTCTTCTTGAAGAAATCCACAATCATTCCACCTTTGTTGGCAAAGTATGGCTTACAGTGCTGATAATATTCCGCATAGTGCTGACTGCAGTTGGAGGGGAGTCCATTTATTCTGATGAACAGAGCAAATTTGTCTGTAATACCAAACAGCCTGGGTGTGAAAATGTCTGCTATGATGCATTTGCACCTCTCTCCCATGTGAGGTTCTGGGTTTTTCAGATCATCATGATTTCAACTCCATCTGTGATGTACCTTGGCTATGCCATCCATAAAATTGCCAGGTCCActgaagaagagaaaaaaaacaagttcTTCAAGAATAAGAAAATACCAACCATACGATGGCAAGTCCACCGAAATTCAGAACAAACAGaggatgaagatgaggaggaaccaATGATCCATGAAGAAGCAGACAGTGAGAAAAAAGAGGCTGGCAAAGATCAGAAGCATGATGGGAGACGACGCATCTTGCAAGAAGGTCTGATGAAAATGTATGTTTTCCAGTTGATTTTCAGGGCTCTATTTGAAGTAGGTTTCTTAATGGGACAATACTTACTGTATGGATTTGAAGTTAATCCGTCATATGTCTGCACTAGAAGTCCTTGTCCACATACTGTGGACTGTTTTGTCTCCAGACCTACAGAAAAGACGGTCTTCCTCATTATAATGTATGTAGTCAGTTGTCTTTGTTTGATTCTTAATATTTGTGAGATGTTTCATCTGGGCTTTGGAACCATTCGAGACGTCATTCGTATAAAGCGGCGGAGCCAGAATAACAACCGACCTTTTCCTTACCATTACCCTCGGAACATTCCGTCGTCACCACCAGGTTACAATCTTGTAGTCAAATCGGACAAGTCCACCAAGGTCCCTAATGGTCTTGTTGCTCAAGGCCAACACTTAACTAATATAATGCAAGACCATCAATCTACTAGTCCAGATGACAATATCCCACCTGATTTGGCAAGACTTCACAAACACCTGAAAGTTGCCCAGGAACAGTTGGACATTGCCTTTCAGGGTTATAACATGCAAGAAAATGCACAGAAATCCAGGACCAGCAGCCCAGCATCAGGAGGTACTGTGGCAGAACAGAACCGTGTCAACACTGCCCACGAGAAACAGGGAGCTAAGCCCAAACCTGGTTCAGAAAAAGGCAGCTccagcagcaaatctggagatggGAAAACATCTGTTTggatttaa